From a single Leclercia sp. AS011 genomic region:
- the bioD gene encoding dethiobiotin synthase, translating into MLKRFFVTGTDTSVGKTVVSRALLQALMASGKRVAGYKPVAKGSKETPEGLRNKDALVLQGVSSIELPYHAVNPIALSEDESSVAHSGRVNYTLLSDGLASLSEQVDHVVVEGTGGWRSLMNDLRPLSEWVVQEQLPVLMVVGIQEGCINHALLTAQAIANDGLPLVGWVANRINPGLAHYAEIIDVLSKKLPGPLVGELPYLPRAEQRDLAHYIDLSTLGSVLSVDRVMA; encoded by the coding sequence ATGCTTAAGCGTTTCTTTGTAACGGGTACTGATACTTCTGTCGGGAAGACGGTGGTGTCCCGCGCCTTACTGCAAGCCCTGATGGCCAGCGGTAAGCGCGTTGCAGGGTACAAACCGGTAGCAAAAGGGAGTAAAGAGACGCCAGAGGGATTGCGCAATAAAGATGCGCTGGTATTACAAGGCGTCTCCTCGATTGAACTGCCTTATCACGCCGTCAACCCGATTGCCCTCAGTGAAGATGAGAGCAGCGTGGCGCACAGCGGGCGGGTCAATTACACCCTGTTGTCGGACGGGCTCGCCAGCCTGAGCGAGCAGGTCGATCACGTGGTGGTGGAAGGGACCGGCGGCTGGCGCAGCCTGATGAATGATTTGCGCCCGTTATCAGAGTGGGTGGTGCAGGAGCAACTCCCGGTACTGATGGTGGTGGGCATTCAGGAAGGCTGTATTAACCATGCCCTGCTGACGGCGCAGGCCATCGCCAATGACGGCCTGCCGCTGGTTGGCTGGGTGGCAAACCGCATCAACCCGGGCCTTGCCCACTATGCCGAAATCATTGACGTGCTGAGTAAAAAACTGCCCGGTCCGCTGGTGGGCGAGCTGCCGTATCTGCCCCGGGCAGAGCAGCGCGACCTAGCGCACTATATCGACCTCTCGACTCTCGGCAGTGTGTTGTCCGTAGATCGAGTTATGGCGTAA
- a CDS encoding MFS transporter yields the protein MSRTTTADIAPTDDIDRLPAKSRPVQLIKRGTPQFMRVTLALFSAGLATFALLYCVQPILPVLSQEFGVTPASSSISLSISTGMLAVGLLFTGPLSDAIGRKPVMVTALLLASVCTLLSTMMTSWHGILIMRALIGLSLSGVAAVGMTYLSEEIHPSFVAFSMGLYISGNSIGGMSGRLLSGVFTDFFSWRIALAAIGCFALASALMFWKILPESRHFRPTALRPKTLLINFRLHWRDRGLPLLFLTGFLLMGSFVTLFNYIGYRLMLAPWHLNQALVGLLSVAYLTGTWSSPKAGAMTTRFGRGPVMLASTAIMLAGVLLTLLGNLWVIFAGMLLFSAGFFAAHSVASSWIGPRARRAKGQASSLYLFSYYLGSSIAGTLGGVFWHQYGWNGVGAFIALMLCGALLVGRSLHCRLK from the coding sequence GTGAGTCGTACAACAACGGCTGATATCGCCCCGACAGATGATATCGATCGCTTACCGGCCAAATCCCGGCCGGTGCAGTTAATCAAACGCGGCACCCCGCAGTTTATGCGCGTCACTCTGGCGCTCTTCTCCGCCGGACTCGCGACCTTTGCCCTGCTCTACTGCGTGCAGCCCATCCTGCCGGTATTATCCCAGGAGTTTGGCGTTACGCCCGCCAGCAGCAGTATCTCGCTCTCGATTTCCACCGGAATGCTGGCGGTGGGCTTACTCTTTACCGGCCCGCTGTCGGACGCCATCGGGCGTAAGCCGGTGATGGTTACCGCCCTGCTGCTGGCCTCGGTCTGTACCTTACTGTCAACCATGATGACCAGCTGGCACGGCATACTGATTATGCGTGCGCTGATCGGCCTCTCTCTTAGCGGCGTGGCGGCGGTGGGCATGACCTATCTCAGCGAGGAGATCCACCCCAGCTTTGTCGCCTTCTCGATGGGGCTCTATATCAGCGGGAACTCTATTGGCGGGATGAGCGGACGGCTGCTGAGCGGGGTCTTTACCGACTTCTTCAGCTGGCGGATAGCGCTGGCGGCGATCGGCTGTTTTGCGCTGGCATCGGCGCTGATGTTCTGGAAAATCCTGCCGGAATCACGCCACTTTCGCCCTACCGCGCTGCGGCCCAAAACGCTGCTGATTAACTTCCGCCTGCACTGGCGCGATCGGGGCCTGCCCCTGCTGTTCCTGACCGGATTCCTGCTGATGGGCTCGTTTGTCACCCTCTTCAACTACATTGGCTACCGGCTGATGCTCGCCCCCTGGCACCTGAACCAGGCGCTGGTCGGCCTGCTGTCCGTGGCCTATCTGACCGGCACCTGGAGTTCACCGAAAGCCGGGGCCATGACCACCCGCTTCGGACGCGGCCCGGTGATGCTGGCCTCAACGGCCATTATGCTGGCCGGGGTATTGTTGACCCTGTTGGGCAACCTGTGGGTGATTTTTGCCGGGATGCTGCTCTTCTCCGCCGGTTTTTTCGCTGCCCACTCGGTCGCCAGCAGCTGGATCGGCCCGCGCGCGCGTCGCGCCAAAGGCCAGGCGTCGTCGCTGTATCTGTTCAGCTACTATCTGGGCTCCAGCATCGCCGGGACGCTCGGCGGGGTATTCTGGCACCAGTATGGCTGGAACGGCGTGGGGGCGTTTATTGCGTTGATGCTGTGCGGGGCGTTGCTGGTGGGCAGGAGTCTTCATTGCCGTTTGAAATGA
- a CDS encoding LysR substrate-binding domain-containing protein, with amino-acid sequence MNIELRHLRYFVAVAEELHFGRAAARLNISQPPLSQQIQALEQQVGARLLARTNRSVALTAAGRQFLADSRQILSQVDEAAARAERLHHGETGELRLGFTSSAPFIRAISQTLSSFRRLSPDVHIQTREINTREQIVPLSEGSLDLGLMRNTQLPDTLAWQRVLREPLLAMIHRDHPLAAKPAVSLAELAHEPFVFFDPHVGTGLYDDILGLLRRYGVTPIITQEVGEAMTIIGLVAAGLGVSILPASFKRLQLNEMRWVAIAEPDAISEMWLVWSKHHELSAAAQRFKNLLLNAASGG; translated from the coding sequence ATGAATATCGAACTTCGTCATCTGCGTTACTTTGTCGCCGTCGCTGAGGAGCTGCATTTTGGACGCGCGGCGGCGCGGCTGAATATCTCGCAACCGCCGCTGAGCCAGCAGATTCAGGCTCTGGAGCAGCAGGTTGGGGCGCGTCTGCTGGCGCGCACCAACCGTAGCGTGGCGCTGACGGCGGCAGGACGCCAGTTTCTGGCCGACAGTCGCCAGATCCTGAGCCAGGTGGACGAGGCGGCCGCCCGGGCAGAACGCCTGCACCATGGCGAAACCGGGGAGCTGCGCCTTGGGTTTACCTCCTCCGCGCCCTTTATCCGCGCCATCTCGCAAACCCTGTCGTCGTTTCGCCGCCTCTCGCCGGATGTGCATATTCAGACCCGGGAGATCAACACCCGGGAGCAGATCGTCCCCCTGAGCGAAGGCTCCCTCGACCTTGGTCTGATGCGGAATACCCAACTGCCGGACACCCTGGCCTGGCAGCGGGTGCTGCGCGAGCCGCTGCTGGCGATGATCCACCGGGACCACCCCCTGGCGGCTAAGCCTGCAGTTTCGCTGGCGGAGCTGGCCCATGAGCCGTTTGTCTTTTTCGACCCCCATGTCGGCACCGGCCTGTATGACGATATCCTGGGGCTGCTGCGCCGCTACGGAGTCACGCCGATCATCACCCAGGAGGTGGGCGAGGCGATGACCATTATCGGGCTGGTGGCGGCGGGGCTGGGGGTGTCGATCCTGCCAGCGTCGTTCAAGCGCCTGCAGCTGAACGAAATGCGCTGGGTGGCGATAGCCGAACCGGACGCGATCTCCGAGATGTGGCTGGTATGGTCGAAGCACCACGAGCTCAGCGCCGCGGCACAACGTTTCAAAAACCTTTTACTTAACGCTGCATCAGGCGGCTAA
- the clcB gene encoding voltage-gated ClC-type chloride channel ClcB — protein MHRLHAYPDIRAMFRRLLIATVTGVLAALAVALFRHAMTLLEWLFLSNESGSLVNAASTLAPWRRALTPVLGGLAAGLLLWGWQRMTAQRPHAPTDYMEALETDDGQFDYGASLVKSLASLLVVASGSAIGREGAMILLAALAASFFARRFTPKSEWKLWIACGAAAGMASAYHAPLAGSLFIAEILFGTLMLASLGPVVIAAVVALLTTRLLSPGATTLYEVHLSEALTGVDYALMVGMGLLAGICGPALMWLMDVSHTLFLRLKLSPPWQLALGGLIVGLLSLLTPKVWGNGYSVVQAFLIAPPLLSVIAGVFICKLLAVLASSGSGAPGGVFTPTLFVGMATGMLFAQLFMLWLPGADTAVLLGLAGMATLLAATTHAPIMSALMVCEMTGQYLLLPGLLIACVVASVLSRTLRHNSIYGQHTAESREVDIVR, from the coding sequence ATGCATCGACTTCATGCTTACCCTGACATCCGCGCGATGTTTCGCAGGCTGCTGATTGCCACCGTGACCGGCGTACTGGCTGCGCTGGCCGTGGCACTGTTCCGTCACGCCATGACTCTGCTGGAGTGGCTGTTCCTGAGTAACGAAAGCGGCAGCCTGGTGAATGCCGCCAGTACGCTTGCGCCCTGGCGACGCGCGCTGACGCCCGTGCTGGGTGGGCTGGCGGCGGGGTTGCTGCTGTGGGGCTGGCAGCGGATGACCGCTCAGCGCCCGCATGCCCCCACCGACTATATGGAGGCGCTGGAGACGGACGACGGACAGTTTGACTACGGTGCAAGCCTGGTGAAATCCCTCGCATCGTTACTGGTGGTCGCCAGCGGAAGCGCCATTGGTCGTGAAGGGGCGATGATCCTGCTGGCCGCCCTCGCCGCCTCGTTTTTCGCCCGGCGGTTTACGCCAAAATCAGAATGGAAACTGTGGATCGCCTGCGGAGCCGCCGCCGGGATGGCCAGCGCCTACCACGCCCCGTTAGCCGGTAGCCTGTTTATTGCCGAGATCTTATTTGGCACCCTGATGCTGGCCTCGCTCGGCCCGGTGGTGATTGCCGCGGTGGTGGCGCTGCTCACCACCCGCCTGCTCAGTCCCGGGGCCACCACGCTGTATGAGGTGCATCTGAGCGAAGCGCTGACCGGGGTGGATTACGCCCTGATGGTCGGCATGGGCCTGCTGGCGGGCATCTGCGGCCCGGCGCTGATGTGGCTGATGGACGTCAGTCACACCCTGTTTCTGCGCCTTAAACTCTCGCCGCCGTGGCAGCTGGCGCTGGGCGGGCTGATCGTCGGACTGCTGTCGCTGCTGACGCCCAAAGTGTGGGGCAACGGCTACAGCGTGGTGCAGGCGTTTCTGATCGCGCCGCCGCTGCTGTCGGTGATTGCTGGGGTATTCATCTGTAAGCTGCTGGCCGTCCTCGCCAGCAGCGGCTCGGGGGCACCGGGCGGGGTATTCACGCCGACGCTGTTTGTCGGCATGGCGACCGGGATGCTGTTTGCCCAGCTCTTTATGCTGTGGTTGCCCGGCGCTGACACTGCGGTTTTACTGGGACTGGCGGGGATGGCGACGTTGCTTGCCGCCACGACGCACGCACCGATCATGTCGGCGCTGATGGTCTGTGAAATGACCGGGCAGTATCTGCTGCTGCCCGGCTTGCTGATTGCCTGCGTGGTGGCGTCGGTCCTGTCGCGGACGTTACGCCATAACTCGATCTACGGACAACACACTGCCGAGAGTCGAGAGGTCGATATAGTGCGCTAG
- the mlc gene encoding sugar metabolism global transcriptional regulator Mlc — MVADSQPGHIDQIKQTNAGAVYRLIDQLGPVSRIDLSRLAQLAPASITKIVREMLEAHLVQETEIQEPGSRGRPAVGLVVETEAWHYLSLRISRGEIYLALRDLSSKLVVEDKLPLALKAEQPLEVRITALIDQFFIHHQQKLERLTAIAITMPGIIDTENGIVHRMPFYDDVKEMPLGEVLKNHTGVPVYIQHDISAWTMAEALFGASRGARDVIQVVIDHNVGAGVITDGRLLHAGSSSLVEIGHTQVDPYGKRCYCGNHGCLETIASVDSVLELAQLRLSQSMSSTLHGQPLTLESLCAAAQQGDLLAKDIITGVGTNVGRILAIMVNLFNPQKILIGSPLSQAADVLFPAIADSIRQQSLPAYSKHIVVESTQFTNQGTMAGAALVKDAMYNGSLLIRLLQG; from the coding sequence GTGGTTGCTGATAGTCAGCCTGGGCATATCGATCAGATTAAGCAGACCAATGCGGGTGCGGTATATCGCCTGATTGATCAGCTTGGGCCGGTCTCGCGCATCGATCTTTCCCGCCTTGCGCAACTGGCACCTGCCAGTATCACCAAGATTGTGCGAGAAATGCTCGAAGCGCATCTGGTGCAGGAGACGGAAATTCAGGAGCCGGGCAGCCGTGGCCGTCCGGCGGTGGGGCTGGTGGTGGAAACCGAAGCCTGGCACTACCTCTCGTTGCGCATCAGCCGGGGGGAGATCTACCTGGCGCTGCGCGACCTCAGCAGCAAGCTGGTGGTGGAGGATAAACTCCCGCTGGCGCTGAAGGCCGAACAGCCCCTTGAGGTGCGGATCACCGCGCTTATCGATCAATTCTTTATTCACCACCAGCAGAAGCTGGAGCGTCTCACCGCCATCGCCATCACCATGCCCGGCATCATCGATACCGAAAACGGCATTGTCCACCGGATGCCCTTCTATGACGACGTCAAAGAGATGCCGCTGGGCGAGGTGCTGAAGAACCACACCGGCGTGCCGGTCTATATTCAGCATGACATCAGCGCCTGGACCATGGCCGAGGCGCTGTTTGGGGCGTCACGCGGGGCGCGGGACGTGATTCAGGTGGTGATTGACCACAACGTGGGGGCCGGGGTGATCACCGATGGTCGCCTGTTACACGCCGGGAGCAGCAGCCTGGTGGAGATTGGTCACACGCAGGTCGATCCCTACGGCAAGCGTTGTTACTGCGGCAACCACGGCTGTCTGGAGACCATCGCCAGCGTGGATAGCGTGCTGGAGTTGGCCCAACTCCGTCTCAGCCAGTCGATGAGCTCCACGCTCCACGGGCAGCCCCTGACGCTGGAGTCGCTCTGTGCGGCCGCCCAGCAGGGCGATCTGCTGGCAAAAGATATCATTACCGGCGTCGGCACCAACGTCGGGCGGATCCTTGCCATCATGGTTAACCTCTTTAATCCGCAAAAGATCCTGATTGGCTCGCCCCTGAGCCAGGCAGCGGATGTCCTCTTCCCGGCGATTGCCGACTCCATCCGCCAGCAGTCCCTTCCGGCCTACAGTAAACATATCGTGGTGGAGAGCACCCAGTTTACCAATCAGGGGACGATGGCCGGTGCGGCGCTGGTGAAAGACGCAATGTACAACGGCTCCCTGCTGATCCGTCTGCTACAGGGTTAA